In Daucus carota subsp. sativus chromosome 4, DH1 v3.0, whole genome shotgun sequence, one DNA window encodes the following:
- the LOC108219494 gene encoding cysteine proteinase inhibitor A isoform X2: MKKTISLGLVLVLVFAYYCDSGYCRDVQLIKMKKHNTLLGGLKPSSQNSAEIESIARFAVLEHNKKQNSLLQFARVVKAKEQVVAGTMYHLTLEAIDSGKKHMYEAKVWVKPWMNFKQLEEFKSANDVPVFTSSDLGVIRGPLL, encoded by the exons ATGAAGAAGACAATATCTCTTGGCTTGGTTCTAGTATTAGTATTCGCTTATTACTGCGACTCAGGGTATTGCAGAGACGTGCAgttgatcaagatgaagaaACACAACACTCTTCTCGGTGGACTCAAGCCTTCTTCTCAGAACAGCGCTGAGATCGAGAGCATCGCGCGATTCGCCGTCCTTGAACACAACAAGAAACAG AATTCTCTCCTTCAGTTTGCCAGGGTTGTCAAAGCTAAAGAACAAGTTGTAGCTGGTACGATGTACCATCTGACGTTGGAAGCAATTGATTCTGGTAAGAAACACATGTACGAAGCAAAAGTTTGGGTTAAGCCATGGATGAACTTCAAGCAGTTGGAGGAGTTCAAGTCTGCCAATGATGTGCCTGTATTCACTTCATCAGACCTTGGTGTTATACGAG GTCCTTTATTGTGA
- the LOC108219494 gene encoding cysteine proteinase inhibitor A isoform X3, whose product MKKTISLGLVLVLVFAYYCDSGYCRDVQLIKMKKHNTLLGGLKPSSQNSAEIESIARFAVLEHNKKQNSLLQFARVVKAKEQVVAGTMYHLTLEAIDSGKKHMYEAKVWVKPWMNFKQLEEFKSANDVPVFTSSDLGVIRGH is encoded by the exons ATGAAGAAGACAATATCTCTTGGCTTGGTTCTAGTATTAGTATTCGCTTATTACTGCGACTCAGGGTATTGCAGAGACGTGCAgttgatcaagatgaagaaACACAACACTCTTCTCGGTGGACTCAAGCCTTCTTCTCAGAACAGCGCTGAGATCGAGAGCATCGCGCGATTCGCCGTCCTTGAACACAACAAGAAACAG AATTCTCTCCTTCAGTTTGCCAGGGTTGTCAAAGCTAAAGAACAAGTTGTAGCTGGTACGATGTACCATCTGACGTTGGAAGCAATTGATTCTGGTAAGAAACACATGTACGAAGCAAAAGTTTGGGTTAAGCCATGGATGAACTTCAAGCAGTTGGAGGAGTTCAAGTCTGCCAATGATGTGCCTGTATTCACTTCATCAGACCTTGGTGTTATACGAG GTCACTGA
- the LOC108218440 gene encoding phosphatidylinositol 4-kinase gamma 8 → MKIFKMAVTINQQHHELKSFVRPPKCRLQSYSNFDQIMLDFAQSNLSHSFKHAFELTNLHRSSSTPCLSRTREDSDANSNPKVEIVGGHGAPKVLALVVEVAIAMASGFDIELVSSGLGGAYFVHARNGVTIAVVKPIDEEPLAFNNPKGFAGRMLGQPGLKHSIRVGETGIRELAAYLIDHDGFAGVPPTALVKTSHVRFHVNNSESAKTAPPCKIASLQRFVAHDSDAGDLGPSGFSASSVHRIGILDVRILNLDRHSGNMLVRHGQEGYAVGAAELVPIDHGLCLPETLDDPYFEWLHWPQASIPFSEVEVEYIYNLDPFKDAEILRTKIPSIRESSLRVLIICTIFLKCATAAGFCLADIGEMMTRELRGAEESTSVLENLCLSARAELSATKSDKDSDYGNKNIKLFQFDNECEDDSNQVSYIPQLLETTNRTGKPPKIPKNSSERLISKFHNLMLPLRDEECQGKRAEAYNNSLQDSSDRNSGLEIDPNAGGISSRTSFSVHNHNYNSEGISFGDMNKEEWELFLESFAELLHEALENRKNM, encoded by the coding sequence ATGAAAATTTTCAAGATGGCTGTAACTATTAACCAACAACATCATGAACTCAAGTCATTTGTCCGACCCCCAAAATGCAGACTCCAATCTTACTCAAACTTTGACCAGATCATGCTTGATTTTGCCCAAAGCAATTTATCACATTCCTTTAAACATGCATTTGAACTAACCAATCTCCACAGAAGTTCATCGACTCCATGCCTCTCCCGTACCCGGGAAGATTCCGATGCTAATTCTAATCCAAAGGTGGAAATTGTAGGTGGCCATGGAGCCCCAAAGGTTCTTGCTCTTGTTGTCGAGGTAGCCATAGCTATGGCATCTGGCTTCGACATTGAGCTTGTGTCAAGTGGTCTAGGAGGTGCCTATTTTGTGCATGCTCGAAACGGGGTCACTATTGCAGTTGTAAAGCCAATAGATGAAGAACCTCTGGCCTTCAACAACCCAAAAGGCTTTGCCGGCAGGATGCTTGGCCAACCGGGTCTGAAGCACTCCATTAGGGTTGGCGAAACCGGGATTCGTGAACTAGCAGCTTATCTTATCGACCATGATGGTTTTGCAGGTGTCCCTCCAACGGCATTAGTGAAAACCTCTCATGTTAGGTTTCATGTCAACAATTCAGAATCTGCAAAAACAGCTCCACCTTGTAAGATTGCTTCGTTGCAGCGCTTTGTTGCTCATGATTCAGATGCGGGGGACTTGGGACCTTCTGGCTTCTCAGCCTCTTCAGTCCATCGAATTGGAATACTTGATGTCAGGATACTAAACCTTGATAGGCATTCAGGAAATATGCTCGTCAGGCATGGGCAAGAAGGCTATGCAGTTGGGGCAGCTGAACTGGTACCCATAGATCATGGATTGTGCTTACCAGAGACACTTGATGATCCATATTTTGAATGGTTGCACTGGCCTCAAGCTTCAATACCATTTTCAGAGGTTGAAgttgagtatatatataatctcgATCCATTCAAAGATGCAGAGATATTAAGGACAAAAATCCCTTCTATAAGGGAATCCTCTCTACGGGTTCTGATAATCTGCACCATTTTCCTAAAGTGTGCCACCGCAGCTGGATTTTGTCTTGCCGATATAGGTGAGATGATGACTCGAGAATTACGTGGGGCTGAGGAGAGTACAAGTGTATTAGAAAATCTTTGTCTAAGTGCCAGAGCTGAATTAAGTGCCACTAAAAGTGATAAAGACTCTGATTATGGTAACAAAAACATAAAACTGTTTCAGTTTGACAATGAATGTGAAGATGACTCAAATCAGGTAAGCTATATACCTCAACTCTTGGAGACCACAAACAGGACAGGCAAGCcaccaaaaattccaaaaaattcaTCTGAAAGGCTAATTAGTAAATTCCACAACTTGATGCTCCCTTTACGAGATGAAGAGTGCCAAGGCAAAAGAGCAGAAGCCTATAATAATTCTTTACAAGACAGTTCTGACCGCAATAGTGGACTAGAGATTGATCCAAATGCAGGAGGAATATCGAGTAGAACAAGTTTCTCAGTTCATAATCATAACTACAATAGCGAAGGAATATCTTTTGGGGATATGAACAAGGAGGAATGGGAATTGTTCTTGGAAAGCTTTGCAGAGCTTCTGCATGAAGCTCTTGAGAATAGGAAAAACATGTAA
- the LOC108215732 gene encoding SNF1-related protein kinase catalytic subunit alpha KIN10, protein MDGSIAKRTKSSRVVLPNYKIGKTLGIGAFGKVKLAHHILTGIKVAVKILERQSIDEKAAEKVRREINILRLLSHPHVVRLFEVIETPTTIYMVMEYMDSGELFDHITENGRLNEAEARYFFQQIISGVESCHLHMVVHRDLKPENLLLDKKRNVKIADFGLGNVMRDGHFLKTSCGSPNYASPEVITEQLYAGPEVDVWSCGIILFALLCARLPFDDDNLPGLYAKIKSGIYTFPTHLSVGARDLIARILITDPTIRISIPEIHKHPWFQQQLPLHIAVRPKIVTCDPKEINEDIFKEMVKSGFDSFELINSLQNGVQNKGTVTYYLLLHNRFGAQGSHQNNELSRGLAEECTDRPEVYLRSPPQLKTQWALGFRSTASPHETMIDVLKVFESLNVRWKKIGNYNMRCLLLSHLSKQATLMDGPPIKDIYGNELIITSLRSKALKSHDAVKFEIQLYKATPELYVLDLQRIYGPPFLFLELCASFFSLVVAC, encoded by the exons ATGGATGGAAGTATTGCTAAGAGAACAAAATCATCACGTGTAGTTCTTCCAAATTACAAGATAGGAAAGACCCTTGGCATTGGTGCATTTGGTAAAGTGAAGCTGGCACATCATATTCTTACAGGCATAAAAGTAGCAGTAAAAATTCTTGAGCGCCAGTCTATTGACGAAAAAGCTGCAGAAAAAG TGAGACgagaaattaatatattgaGGCTACTCTCGCATCCACATGTTGTGCGTCTTTTTGAGGTCATAGAGACTCCAACAACCATATATATGGTCATGGAGTATATGGATTCAGGTGAACTATTTGATCATATAACCGAGAATGGTAGACTCAATGAGGCTGAGGCTCGCTATTTTTTCCAACAG ATTATTTCAGGTGTAGAATCTTGCCATCTTCATATGGTGGTCCACCGAGATCTGAAGCCAGAAAACTTACTCTTAGATAAAAAACGAAATGTCAAAATTGCAGATTTTGGACTTGGAAATGTCATGCGTGATGGCCATTTTCTCAAAACAAGCTGCGGAAGCCCAAATTATGCATCTCCAGAG GTCATTACTGAGCAACTTTATGCTGGCCCAGAGGTTGATGTCTGGAGTTGTGGGATTATCTTATTTGCTCTATTGTGCGCCAGACTTCCTTTTGATGATGATAATCTTCCAGGACTATATGCGAAAATAAAG AGTGGAATATACACGTTTCCTACTCATCTGTCCGTTGGTGCACGTGACTTGATTGCTCGCATCCTTATAACTGATCCAACAATCCGTATATCAATTCCTGAAATACATAAGCATCCTTGGTTTCAACAGCAACTTCCACTACACATTGCTGTCCGGcccaaaatagtaacttgtGATCCGAAAGAG ATTAATGAGGATATATTCAAAGAGATGGTTAAGTCGGGATTTGACAGCTTTGAACTGATTAACTCTCTCCAAAACGGTGTGCAAAACAAG GGAACTGTGACATATTATCTGCTGTTGCACAATCGATTTGGAGCTCAGGGCAGTCACCAAAACAATGAACTGTCTCGAGGCCTG GCAGAGGAGTGTACAGATCGCCCAGAAGTATACTTGAGATCACCTCCTCAGTTAAAAACACAGTGGGCCCTTGGATTTAgg TCAACAGCTTCTCCTCATGAGACCATGATAGATGTTCTAAAGGTTTTTGAGAGCTTAAATGTGCGGTGGAAGAAAATAGGAAACTATAATATGAGGTGTCTCTTGCTCTCTCATCTTTCTAAACAAGCAACCCTAATGGATGGTCCTcctataaaagatatatatggCAATGAGTTAATTATTACAAGCTTGAGAAGCAAAGCTCTCAAGTCCCATGATGCcgtcaaatttgaaattcag CTTTACAAAGCCACTCCAGAATTATATGTTCTGGATTTGCAGAGGATTTATGGGCCACCCTTTCTCTTCCTCGAACTTTGTGCATCATTTTTCAGTTTGGTTGTCGCGTGTTGA
- the LOC108216096 gene encoding WAT1-related protein At5g07050, producing the protein MEGKSRFGNFLETAKPYIAMISLQFGYAGMNIITKVSLNRGMSHYVLVVYRHAFATAVIAPFAIVLERKIRPKISFSIFMQIFVLGLLGPVIDQNFYYAGLKFTSPTFSCAMSNMLPAMTFVMAVLCRMEILDMKKIRCQAKVLGTAVTVAGAMLMTLYKGEVVNMFWSKYIHPSTYEPTTTAVDADKDWVKGSILLIIATFAWASFFILQNVTMRRYTAPMSLTCLVCFMGTLQSIVVTFVMEHKPDVWTIGFDMNLLAAAYAGIISSSVAYYVQGLVMEKRGPVFVTAFSPLMMIIVAIMGSFILAEKIYLGGILGAILIVMGLYSVLWGKYKEYKDKEEEDIIEAVKDVRNQMMIGGKDIEANEVELQKNAEPAMAPTFAISAPVAAPPMLAVEARRP; encoded by the exons ATGGAAGGGAAAAGCCGATTTGGAAATTTTTTGGAGACGGCAAAGCCTTACATAGCCATGATCTCATTGCAATTCGGATATGCTGGAATGAACATCATAACCAAAGTGTCTCTGAACAGAGGAATGAGCCACTATGTGCTTGTTGTCTACAGACATGCCTTTGCAACTGCAGTTATTGCTCCCTTTGCTATTGTTCTCGAGAGGAAAATTAGGCCAAAGATATCTTTCTCTATCTTCATGCAGATATTCGTGTTGGGGCTGCTTGG ACCGGTGATTGATCAGAACTTCTACTATGCGGGACTCAAATTCACATCTCCTACCTTTTCATGTGCAATGAGCAATATGCTGCCTGCAATGACCTTTGTCATGGCAGTTCTCTGTCG GATGGAGATATTAGATATGAAGAAAATAAGATGCCAGGCAAAAGTACTAGGAACCGCGGTGACAGTAGCAGGGGCTATGCTGATGACATTATACAAAGGAGAAGTTGTTAATATGTTTTGGTCCAAATACATTCATCCATCAACCTATGAACCTACCACCACTGCTGTTGATGCTGACAAAGATTGGGTTAAAGGCTCCATTCTACTCATCATTGCCACCTTTGCTTGGGCTTCCTTCTTCATCCTTCAG AATGTTACAATGAGGAGGTACACGGCTCCCATGTCGCTGACATGCCTGGTGTGCTTCATGGGAACTCTTCAATCCATTGTAGTCACTTTTGTCATGGAACATAAACCAGATGTTTGGACTATTGGCTTTGACATGAACCTTCTTGCTGCTGCCTATGCT GGAATAATATCATCAAGCGTTGCATACTATGTCCAAGGGCTGGTGATGGAGAAAAGAGGGCCAGTTTTTGTAACAGCATTTAGTCCATTGATGATGATCATAGTCGCGATCATGGGCTCTTTCATTCTTGCAGAAAAAATCTATCTTGGAGG AATTCTTGGCGCCATACTAATAGTGATGGGACTATACTCTGTCCTCTGGGGAAAGTACAAGGAATACAAAGACAAAGAAGAGGAGGACATAATCGAAGCCGTGAAGGACGTAAGAAACCAGATGATGATTGGAGGCAAAGACATCGAGGCCAATGAGGTTGAATTGCAGAAGAATGCTGAACCAGCCATGGCCCCGACATTCGCGATTAGTGCACCAGTTGCTGCACCCCCTATGCTAGCTGTGGAAGCAAGGAGGCCCTGA
- the LOC108219494 gene encoding cysteine proteinase inhibitor A isoform X1, translating into MKKTISLGLVLVLVFAYYCDSGYCRDVQLIKMKKHNTLLGGLKPSSQNSAEIESIARFAVLEHNKKQNSLLQFARVVKAKEQVVAGTMYHLTLEAIDSGKKHMYEAKVWVKPWMNFKQLEEFKSANDVPVFTSSDLGVIRGYGQS; encoded by the exons ATGAAGAAGACAATATCTCTTGGCTTGGTTCTAGTATTAGTATTCGCTTATTACTGCGACTCAGGGTATTGCAGAGACGTGCAgttgatcaagatgaagaaACACAACACTCTTCTCGGTGGACTCAAGCCTTCTTCTCAGAACAGCGCTGAGATCGAGAGCATCGCGCGATTCGCCGTCCTTGAACACAACAAGAAACAG AATTCTCTCCTTCAGTTTGCCAGGGTTGTCAAAGCTAAAGAACAAGTTGTAGCTGGTACGATGTACCATCTGACGTTGGAAGCAATTGATTCTGGTAAGAAACACATGTACGAAGCAAAAGTTTGGGTTAAGCCATGGATGAACTTCAAGCAGTTGGAGGAGTTCAAGTCTGCCAATGATGTGCCTGTATTCACTTCATCAGACCTTGGTGTTATACGAG GTTATGGACAAAGTTAG